A window of Cheilinus undulatus linkage group 1, ASM1832078v1, whole genome shotgun sequence contains these coding sequences:
- the usp47 gene encoding ubiquitin carboxyl-terminal hydrolase 47 isoform X3 encodes MAPLDHSSEMSLSDSAFEPGGKRNFLQLTDKDGEQPQIASDESGTADSSGLDDSSQERFIGPLPRDSTASCSENYSSPSYSYSSILNKSETGYVGLVNQAMTCYLNSLLQTLYMTPEFRNALYNWAFEESEEDPVTSIPYQLQRLFVLLQTSKKRAIETTDVTRSFGWDSSEAWQQHDVQELCRVMFDALEQKWKQTEQADLINQLYQGKLKDYVRCLECGYESWRIDTYLDIPLVIRPFGASQAYGSVEEALQAFIQPETLDGPNQYFCERCKKKCDARKGLRFLHFPYLLTLQLKRFDFDYTTMHRIKLNDRMTFPEELDMSPFIDVEDEKSPQTESCTDSGAENEGSCHSDQMSNDFSTDDCVDEGICLDSTSSTERVLKPKSLLTFELFSVMVHSGSAAGGHYYACIKSFSDGQWYSFNDQHVSKITHDDIRKTYGGSSGSRGYYSSAFASSTNAYMLIYRLKDPSRNAKYLAAEDFPEHIKSLVQKEKESEEQEKRQREIERNTCKIKLFCMHPVKMMMESKLEVHKDKTLREATEMAYKLMELEGVVPLDCCRLVKYDEFHEYLERSYEGEEDTPMGLLLGGVKSSYMFDLLLETRRPEQVFQPYKPGEVMVKVHVVDLKTETIASPISVRAYLNQTITEFKQLIAQATGLSAETMRVVLERCYNDLRLLYVPNKTLKAEGFFRSNKVFVESSESPDHQVAFTDSLLWKLLDRHGNTIRLLVLLPEQSPGTLANRTSCQKIGGGDSEEPFEGSKSNRKSVEAILEESTEKLKNLSLQQQQGSSTSDSQKSSDTSDFEHIESPTQEADSNSSLCVAADNRELENRIRAVAGGSSGASSDPENHFACEERSDSEVNNDRSTSSVDSDILSSSHSSDTLCNADSGPIQLANGLDSHSITSSRRSKAHEGKKETWDTAEEDSGTDSEYDDNGKSKAEAQYLYFRAEPCSQDDSSWDAQKCLVVHVDKRITLAAFKQNLEPYVGVTSTQFKVFRVYANNQEFESVRLNETLSSFSDDNKITIRLGRALKKGEYRVKVYQLLVNELEPCKFLVDTVFAKGMTVRQSKEELLPQLKEQCKLDLSIDRVRLRKKTWKNPGTVFLDYHVYEEDISISSNWEVFLEVLSEPEKMKSMSQLAVLTRRWSPSTMKLGPFQEVILESSSVEELKEKLSETSDIPLEQLEFAKGRGTFPCDISVLEIHQDLDWNPKVSTLNVWPLYICDDGAVVFYRDSTEEPMELSEDERNELMKKESSRLLKTGHRVSYSPRKEKALKIYLDGGPAKDPGQD; translated from the exons ATG GCACCACTGGACCACAGCAGTGAGATGTCCCTCTCAGATTCTGCTTTCGAGCCTGGTGGTAAGAGGAATTTCCTCCAGCTAACGGACAAAGATGGAGAGCAGCCACAGATTGCCTCA GATGAATCAGGGACAGCAGACAGCAGTGGACTGGATGACAGTTCACAGGAGCGATTCATAGGTCCTCTACCAAGAGACAGCACAGCAAGCTGCAGTGAGAACTACAGCAGTCCTTCTTACTCCTACTCGTCCATCCTCAACAAATCTGAGACAG GTTACGTTGGCTTGGTCAACCAAGCTATGACGTGCTATTTGAACAGTCTCCTACAGACGCTCTATATGACCCCAGAGTTCAGAAATGCACTCTAcaa CTGGGCCTTTGAGGAGTCTGAGGAAGATCCTGTCACCAGTATCCCCTACCAGTTGCAAAGGCTGTTTGTTCTTCTGCAGACCAGTAAGAAACGTGCGATTGAGACCACTGATGTGACGAGGAGTTTTGGCTGGGACAGCAGTGAAG CTTGGCAGCAGCATGATGTCCAGGAGCTGTGCAGGGTCATGTTTGATGCCCTCGAGCAAAAGTGGAAGCAGACAGAGCAG GCTGACCTGATCAACCAGCTGTACCAGGGGAAGCTAAAAGATTATGTCCGATGTCTGGAGTGCGGCTATGAGAGCTGGAGGATTGATACGTACTTGGACATCCCTCTTGTGATCAGACCTTTTGGAGCCAGCCAGGCCTATGGCAGTGTG GAGGAGGCTCTGCAAGCATTTATCCAACCAGAAACTCTGGATGGACCCAACCAGTACTTCTGTGAACGCTGCAAAAAGAAATGTGATGCACGGAAG GGCCTGAGATTTCTGCACTTTCCCTACCTGCTGACGCTCCAGCTGAAGCGCTTTGACTTTGATTACACCACTATGCATCGCATCAAACTGAATGACCGCATGACTTTCCCAGAGGAGCTTGACATGAGTCCATTCATTGATGTGGAGGATGAG AAGTCACCTCAAACAGAGAGCTGCACTGACAGTGGTGCTGAGAATGAAGGTAGCTGCCACAGCGACCAGATGAGCAATGATTTTTCCACCGATGACTGTGTGGACGAGGGTATTTGTTTGGACAGCACCAGCAGCACAGAGAGGGTGTTGAAGCCAAAG AGTTTGCTGACCTTTGAACTGTTTTCCGTCATGGTGCATTCTGGGAGTGCTGCAGGCGGCCACTACTACGCCTGCATCAAGTCCTTCAGTGACGGACAGTGGTACAGTTTCAACGATCAGCACGTTAGCAAG ATCACTCATGATGATATTAGGAAGACGTATGGTGGTTCCTCAGGGAGCAGAGGCTATTATTCCAGTGCCTTTGCAAG CTCTACAAATGCATACATGCTGATTTATAGATTAAAAGATCCCTCAAGGAATGCAA AGTATTTAGCTGCTGAAGACTTCCCTGAGCACATAAAGAGTTTGGTTCAGAAGGAGAAAGAGtctgaagagcaggagaagcGTCAGAGGGAGATCGAGCGCAACACTTGCAAG ATAAAGCTGTTCTGCATGCATcctgtgaagatgatgatggAGAGCAAGCTGGAGGTACACAAGGACAAAACTCTCAGAGAAGCAACAGAGATGGCCTACAAG CTGATGGAACTGGAAGGAGTGGTCCCTCTGGACTGCTGCCGATTGGTGAAGTATGATGAGTTCCATGAGTACCTTGAGCGCTCCTACGAAGGCGAGGAGGACACACCGATGGGCCTGCTGCTGGGCGGAGTCAAATCCTCTTACATGTTTGACTTGTTACTCGAGACCCGCAGACCTGAACAAGTGTTCCAGCCTTACAAACCTGGAG aGGTGATGGTGAAGGTTCACGTTGTTGATCTGAAAACTGAGACCATCGCCTCCCCAATCAGTGTTAGAGCATACTTGAACCAGACCATCACTGAATTCAAACAGCTTATTGCACAG GCTACAGGGCTATCTGCAGAGACCATGCGTGTGGTCCTGGAGCGTTGTTATAATGACCTCCGGCTCTTGTATGTTCCCAACAAGACACTGAAGGCTGAGGGGTTCTTTAGGAGTAACAAG GTTTTTGTAGAGAGCTCCGAGTCACCAGACCATCAGGTTGCTTTCACAGACTCACTCTTGTGGAAACTGTTGGATCGCCATGGGAACACGATTCGACTCTTGGTCTTACTTCCAGAGCAGTCACCTGGTACTCTGGCTAACAGAACTTCTTGCCAAAAAATAGGCGGCGGTGACTCTGAGGAGCCCTTCGAGGGGTCAAAAAGTAACAGGAAATCAGTGGAGGCTATCCTGGAGGAGAGCACAGAGAAGTTGAAGAAtctgtctctgcagcagcagcagggctCCAGCACCAGTGACAGCCAGAAAAGCTCTGACACCAGTGACTTTGAACATATCGAGTCCCCGACACAGGAGGCTGACTCAAACTCATCGCTCTGTGTGGCTGCAGACAACAGAGAGTTAGAGAACCGGATCAGGGCTGTGGCGGGGGGTAGCAGTGGCGCCTCCTCCGACCCTGAGAATCATTTTGCCTGCGAGGAGCGCTCGGACTCTGAGGTGAACAATGACCGCAGCACCAGCTCAGTGGACAGTGACATCCTGAGCTCCAGCCACAGTAGCGACACTCTTTGTAATGCAGACAGTGGGCCCATACAGCTGGCTAACGGACTGGACTCGCACAGCATCACGAGTAGCCGACGCTCTAAAGCTCATGAGGGCAAAAAAGAGACCTGGGACACTGCTGAGGAGGACTCAGGAACAGACAGCGAGTATGACGACAACGGGAAAAGCAAAGCGGAAGCTCAGTACTTGTACTTCAGGGCGGAGCCTTGTTCTCAGGATGACTCCTCTTGGGATGcacaaaaat GTTTAGTGGTTCATGTGGATAAGAGAATAACATTGGCAGCATTTAAACAGAACCTGGAGCCCTATGTGGGAGTCACCTCCACACAGTTTAAGGTGTTTCGAGTTTATGCCAACAACCAGGAGTTTGAGAGTGTGCGGTTAAATGAAACCCTCTCATCTTTCTCTGATGACAACAAG ATCACTATTCGACTAGGCAGAGCACTGAAAAAGGGTGAATACAGAGTGAAAGTTTACCAACTTCTAGTAAACGAACTGGAG CCCTGCAAGTTCCTTGTGGACACGGTGTTTGCCAAGGGTATGACTGTCAGACAGTCCAAAGAGGAGTTGCTCCCTCAGTTAAAAGAGCAGTGTAAGCTTGACCTCAGCATTGACAG GGTTCGTCTCAGGAAAAAGACATGGAAGAACCCAGGCACAGTGTTTCTTGACTATCACGTTTATGAAGAAGACATCAGCATCTCCTCGAACTGGGAGGTTTTCCTGGAGGTTCTCAGTG AACCAGAGAAGATGAAGTCCATGTCACAGCTGGCTGTTCTGACTCGGAGATGGAGCCCGTCCACAATGAAGCTGGGACCATTTCAGGAAGTTATTCTGGAGAGCAGCAGTGTGGAAGAGCTCAAGGAGAAG CTGAGTGAAACCAGTGATATCCCTCTTGAACAGCTGGAGTTTGCAAAG GGTAGAGGAACATTTCCTTGTGATATCTCTGTGTTGGAAATCCATCAGGATTTGGACTGGAACCCTAAAGTGTCAACTCTTAACGTGTGGCCTCTGTATATCTGTGATGATGGAGCTGTGGTCTTTTACAG AGACAGCACAGAGGAGCCGATGGAGCTATCAGAAGACGAACGTAACGAGCTGATGAAGAAGGAGAGTAGCCGTCTGCTCAAAACTGGACACCGTGTCAGCTACTCTCCACGTAAGGAGAAGGCACTCAAGATCTACCTGGATGGAGGCCCTGCCAAGGACCCGGGGCAGGACTGA
- the usp47 gene encoding ubiquitin carboxyl-terminal hydrolase 47 isoform X2, translating to MEMVPSEENQFVPKEIHNAAEEPRVLCIIQDITSAKTVNERLTLNLPASTTLSKLYEDVAHKAGYVNGSFELAWGNTPDMAPLDHSSEMSLSDSAFEPGGKRNFLQLTDKDGEQPQIASDESGTADSSGLDDSSQERFIGPLPRDSTASCSENYSSPSYSYSSILNKSETGYVGLVNQAMTCYLNSLLQTLYMTPEFRNALYNWAFEESEEDPVTSIPYQLQRLFVLLQTSKKRAIETTDVTRSFGWDSSEAWQQHDVQELCRVMFDALEQKWKQTEQADLINQLYQGKLKDYVRCLECGYESWRIDTYLDIPLVIRPFGASQAYGSVEEALQAFIQPETLDGPNQYFCERCKKKCDARKGLRFLHFPYLLTLQLKRFDFDYTTMHRIKLNDRMTFPEELDMSPFIDVEDEKSPQTESCTDSGAENEGSCHSDQMSNDFSTDDCVDEGICLDSTSSTERVLKPKSLLTFELFSVMVHSGSAAGGHYYACIKSFSDGQWYSFNDQHVSKITHDDIRKTYGGSSGSRGYYSSAFASSTNAYMLIYRLKDPSRNAKYLAAEDFPEHIKSLVQKEKESEEQEKRQREIERNTCKIKLFCMHPVKMMMESKLEVHKDKTLREATEMAYKLMELEGVVPLDCCRLVKYDEFHEYLERSYEGEEDTPMGLLLGGVKSSYMFDLLLETRRPEQVFQPYKPGEVMVKVHVVDLKTETIASPISVRAYLNQTITEFKQLIAQATGLSAETMRVVLERCYNDLRLLYVPNKTLKAEGFFRSNKVFVESSESPDHQVAFTDSLLWKLLDRHGNTIRLLVLLPEQSPGTLANRTSCQKIGGGDSEEPFEGSKSNRKSVEAILEESTEKLKNLSLQQQQGSSTSDSQKSSDTSDFEHIESPTQEADSNSSLCVAADNRELENRIRAVAGGSSGASSDPENHFACEERSDSEVNNDRSTSSVDSDILSSSHSSDTLCNADSGPIQLANGLDSHSITSSRRSKAHEGKKETWDTAEEDSGTDSEYDDNGKSKAEAQYLYFRAEPCSQDDSSWDAQKCLVVHVDKRITLAAFKQNLEPYVGVTSTQFKVFRVYANNQEFESVRLNETLSSFSDDNKITIRLGRALKKGEYRVKVYQLLVNELEPCKFLVDTVFAKGMTVRQSKEELLPQLKEQCKLDLSIDRVRLRKKTWKNPGTVFLDYHVYEEDISISSNWEVFLEVLSEPEKMKSMSQLAVLTRRWSPSTMKLGPFQEVILESSSVEELKEKLSETSDIPLEQLEFAKGRGTFPCDISVLEIHQDLDWNPKVSTLNVWPLYICDDGAVVFYRDSTEEPMELSEDERNELMKKESSRLLKTGHRVSYSPRKEKALKIYLDGGPAKDPGQD from the exons ATGGAAATGGTGCCTAGCGAGGAGAACCAGTTCGTACCCAAAGAG ATCCACAATGCGGCTGAGGAGCCCCGAGTGCTGTGTATAATCCAGGACATCACCAGTGCAAAGACAGTCAATGAGAGGCTCACCCTCAATCTGCCTGCCTCCACCACCCTCTCCAAACTTTATGAAGATGTAGCCCACAAGGCAGGATATGTGAATGGCAGTTTTGAGCTCGCTTGGGGGAATACACCAGATATG GCACCACTGGACCACAGCAGTGAGATGTCCCTCTCAGATTCTGCTTTCGAGCCTGGTGGTAAGAGGAATTTCCTCCAGCTAACGGACAAAGATGGAGAGCAGCCACAGATTGCCTCA GATGAATCAGGGACAGCAGACAGCAGTGGACTGGATGACAGTTCACAGGAGCGATTCATAGGTCCTCTACCAAGAGACAGCACAGCAAGCTGCAGTGAGAACTACAGCAGTCCTTCTTACTCCTACTCGTCCATCCTCAACAAATCTGAGACAG GTTACGTTGGCTTGGTCAACCAAGCTATGACGTGCTATTTGAACAGTCTCCTACAGACGCTCTATATGACCCCAGAGTTCAGAAATGCACTCTAcaa CTGGGCCTTTGAGGAGTCTGAGGAAGATCCTGTCACCAGTATCCCCTACCAGTTGCAAAGGCTGTTTGTTCTTCTGCAGACCAGTAAGAAACGTGCGATTGAGACCACTGATGTGACGAGGAGTTTTGGCTGGGACAGCAGTGAAG CTTGGCAGCAGCATGATGTCCAGGAGCTGTGCAGGGTCATGTTTGATGCCCTCGAGCAAAAGTGGAAGCAGACAGAGCAG GCTGACCTGATCAACCAGCTGTACCAGGGGAAGCTAAAAGATTATGTCCGATGTCTGGAGTGCGGCTATGAGAGCTGGAGGATTGATACGTACTTGGACATCCCTCTTGTGATCAGACCTTTTGGAGCCAGCCAGGCCTATGGCAGTGTG GAGGAGGCTCTGCAAGCATTTATCCAACCAGAAACTCTGGATGGACCCAACCAGTACTTCTGTGAACGCTGCAAAAAGAAATGTGATGCACGGAAG GGCCTGAGATTTCTGCACTTTCCCTACCTGCTGACGCTCCAGCTGAAGCGCTTTGACTTTGATTACACCACTATGCATCGCATCAAACTGAATGACCGCATGACTTTCCCAGAGGAGCTTGACATGAGTCCATTCATTGATGTGGAGGATGAG AAGTCACCTCAAACAGAGAGCTGCACTGACAGTGGTGCTGAGAATGAAGGTAGCTGCCACAGCGACCAGATGAGCAATGATTTTTCCACCGATGACTGTGTGGACGAGGGTATTTGTTTGGACAGCACCAGCAGCACAGAGAGGGTGTTGAAGCCAAAG AGTTTGCTGACCTTTGAACTGTTTTCCGTCATGGTGCATTCTGGGAGTGCTGCAGGCGGCCACTACTACGCCTGCATCAAGTCCTTCAGTGACGGACAGTGGTACAGTTTCAACGATCAGCACGTTAGCAAG ATCACTCATGATGATATTAGGAAGACGTATGGTGGTTCCTCAGGGAGCAGAGGCTATTATTCCAGTGCCTTTGCAAG CTCTACAAATGCATACATGCTGATTTATAGATTAAAAGATCCCTCAAGGAATGCAA AGTATTTAGCTGCTGAAGACTTCCCTGAGCACATAAAGAGTTTGGTTCAGAAGGAGAAAGAGtctgaagagcaggagaagcGTCAGAGGGAGATCGAGCGCAACACTTGCAAG ATAAAGCTGTTCTGCATGCATcctgtgaagatgatgatggAGAGCAAGCTGGAGGTACACAAGGACAAAACTCTCAGAGAAGCAACAGAGATGGCCTACAAG CTGATGGAACTGGAAGGAGTGGTCCCTCTGGACTGCTGCCGATTGGTGAAGTATGATGAGTTCCATGAGTACCTTGAGCGCTCCTACGAAGGCGAGGAGGACACACCGATGGGCCTGCTGCTGGGCGGAGTCAAATCCTCTTACATGTTTGACTTGTTACTCGAGACCCGCAGACCTGAACAAGTGTTCCAGCCTTACAAACCTGGAG aGGTGATGGTGAAGGTTCACGTTGTTGATCTGAAAACTGAGACCATCGCCTCCCCAATCAGTGTTAGAGCATACTTGAACCAGACCATCACTGAATTCAAACAGCTTATTGCACAG GCTACAGGGCTATCTGCAGAGACCATGCGTGTGGTCCTGGAGCGTTGTTATAATGACCTCCGGCTCTTGTATGTTCCCAACAAGACACTGAAGGCTGAGGGGTTCTTTAGGAGTAACAAG GTTTTTGTAGAGAGCTCCGAGTCACCAGACCATCAGGTTGCTTTCACAGACTCACTCTTGTGGAAACTGTTGGATCGCCATGGGAACACGATTCGACTCTTGGTCTTACTTCCAGAGCAGTCACCTGGTACTCTGGCTAACAGAACTTCTTGCCAAAAAATAGGCGGCGGTGACTCTGAGGAGCCCTTCGAGGGGTCAAAAAGTAACAGGAAATCAGTGGAGGCTATCCTGGAGGAGAGCACAGAGAAGTTGAAGAAtctgtctctgcagcagcagcagggctCCAGCACCAGTGACAGCCAGAAAAGCTCTGACACCAGTGACTTTGAACATATCGAGTCCCCGACACAGGAGGCTGACTCAAACTCATCGCTCTGTGTGGCTGCAGACAACAGAGAGTTAGAGAACCGGATCAGGGCTGTGGCGGGGGGTAGCAGTGGCGCCTCCTCCGACCCTGAGAATCATTTTGCCTGCGAGGAGCGCTCGGACTCTGAGGTGAACAATGACCGCAGCACCAGCTCAGTGGACAGTGACATCCTGAGCTCCAGCCACAGTAGCGACACTCTTTGTAATGCAGACAGTGGGCCCATACAGCTGGCTAACGGACTGGACTCGCACAGCATCACGAGTAGCCGACGCTCTAAAGCTCATGAGGGCAAAAAAGAGACCTGGGACACTGCTGAGGAGGACTCAGGAACAGACAGCGAGTATGACGACAACGGGAAAAGCAAAGCGGAAGCTCAGTACTTGTACTTCAGGGCGGAGCCTTGTTCTCAGGATGACTCCTCTTGGGATGcacaaaaat GTTTAGTGGTTCATGTGGATAAGAGAATAACATTGGCAGCATTTAAACAGAACCTGGAGCCCTATGTGGGAGTCACCTCCACACAGTTTAAGGTGTTTCGAGTTTATGCCAACAACCAGGAGTTTGAGAGTGTGCGGTTAAATGAAACCCTCTCATCTTTCTCTGATGACAACAAG ATCACTATTCGACTAGGCAGAGCACTGAAAAAGGGTGAATACAGAGTGAAAGTTTACCAACTTCTAGTAAACGAACTGGAG CCCTGCAAGTTCCTTGTGGACACGGTGTTTGCCAAGGGTATGACTGTCAGACAGTCCAAAGAGGAGTTGCTCCCTCAGTTAAAAGAGCAGTGTAAGCTTGACCTCAGCATTGACAG GGTTCGTCTCAGGAAAAAGACATGGAAGAACCCAGGCACAGTGTTTCTTGACTATCACGTTTATGAAGAAGACATCAGCATCTCCTCGAACTGGGAGGTTTTCCTGGAGGTTCTCAGTG AACCAGAGAAGATGAAGTCCATGTCACAGCTGGCTGTTCTGACTCGGAGATGGAGCCCGTCCACAATGAAGCTGGGACCATTTCAGGAAGTTATTCTGGAGAGCAGCAGTGTGGAAGAGCTCAAGGAGAAG CTGAGTGAAACCAGTGATATCCCTCTTGAACAGCTGGAGTTTGCAAAG GGTAGAGGAACATTTCCTTGTGATATCTCTGTGTTGGAAATCCATCAGGATTTGGACTGGAACCCTAAAGTGTCAACTCTTAACGTGTGGCCTCTGTATATCTGTGATGATGGAGCTGTGGTCTTTTACAG AGACAGCACAGAGGAGCCGATGGAGCTATCAGAAGACGAACGTAACGAGCTGATGAAGAAGGAGAGTAGCCGTCTGCTCAAAACTGGACACCGTGTCAGCTACTCTCCACGTAAGGAGAAGGCACTCAAGATCTACCTGGATGGAGGCCCTGCCAAGGACCCGGGGCAGGACTGA